GCTCGCTCAGTTTGGGCTGCGACATCGGCTTTCAAGGCAGCGAGCTGCTCTTCCAATGAAGCGACCTTCTCGTTTGCTTCCGCGATCGCAGCGTCTTTCTCTTCCAACGATTGATTGGCCGCCGCGACTTCATCTCGCAATGCAACCAACTCGGTCGTCAGTGCGACGTTCAACTCGCTGGGATTGTCCATTCCACCCATGTCGTGAGCGGTCATGCCACCGGCGACCGAGGAACATTTCGTCACCTCGGTGGGACACGCGGGAGCGGTCACGCACTTGGGGGCACAGGTGGTTTTGCGAAAAAAATCGCCCGCGAAACTGGGTGCGGCGAATGAAAGGGCCAGCGTGAATGCGGCCGTCGAAGTCTTCTTCATCATGGTGTCGATCTTCTAGGGTGGGTCAAAACAGGTGGGATCGGAGAAGGTCGCTGCTATTCGCGACGTCTCCGATTTCATCCTAGTTACGACCGCCGATCGCACAGCAAAAAATCCGCCGATCTCGGCTCAACGAGGGCATCCCCTCAAAACAGCCCGTCTTCGCGAGCCATTTCGACCATTCGTTTCAGCTCCTCGGGATGGTCTTTCGAAACATCGTTTTTCTCCCCCGGATCAGACGACAAATCAAACAGTTTCCAACCACCCTCGTTGACAACTGGCTTGCCATTTCCGCTACGTCGTTTCTTGGTTCCGCCGGGATAGTTCACCGCTTTCCATTTTTCTGAACGAAGCCCAACCGAGGTCGGGCCTTCGCTGCTGGCCCAGTACAAATAGCGATGCTTGGTTTGCTTCTCAGGTTGATTCAGCAAAGCGGGCAGGTAGGAAATCCCATCGATGTCTGCTGGAGGTTCCGCACCAGCTAACTCGCACGCGGTCGGCAAGAAGTCCCAAAACGCGGAAGGATGATCGCTGATCGAATTCGGTTCGATCGTCCCCTGCCATTTCGCAATGAAAGGCACGCGAATGCCTCCTTCGTGCATCGAACGCTTGCTGCCTTGAAGCGGACCGCTGCTGTTGAAGAACAAATCGCTGTGGCCTCCCTCATGATGCGGCCCATTGTCGGACGTGAAGATTACCAGCGTCTTTTCGGTCAGATTGAGCTCCGCCAACAAAGCCATCATGCGGCCCATGTCTCGATCCATCCGAGTGATCATCGCCGCGAAACCTTTCTCTGGGTTGGGCCATCCTTCATTGGCGTAGATGCCATAGTCAGGCACCTCCATTCCGTCGCCGTTCAATCGACCGCCTTCGTTGTTGGCATGCGGGATTGTCCAGTGAACGTGTAACAGAAACGGATCGGACTGATGCTCGCGAATGAAATCAAACGCTGCATCCGTCATCACATCGTGCGAGTACGTTTCTCGTTTGACCGCAACGCGACCGCGAGCGATTGGATCGGTGCTGATGACGTTGCCGGGATAAAAACGCTGCTCGTAGTTTTGCCACAAGAACGGTGGGTAGTAGTTGTGGGCATTCGATTGATGCATGTAGCCCGTCCAAGCATCGAATCCATTGGCGAGCGGATGGCCCGGGTTCTCGATCTCTTCGGGAACATCCACGTTGCCGAGAGCCCATTTGCCGACTCCTCCAGTCGCGTACCCAGCTTCCGACAGCAACGAGGCCACGGTCGGTTGCTCTCCCGTCAAATTGCGAGCCGCGTTGCCAATCAATCCGGTGCTGCCAACATGCTTGCCCGTCCACAGCGTCAAGCGAGAAGGGCGACACACGGTGTGGCCGGCGTAGTGATCGGTGAATCGAATTCCATCTGCCGCCATTTGGTCCAGATGCGGCGTCTGAATCCGAGTTTGGCCGTAACACCCCAGGTCGCCGTATCCAAGGTCATCGGCCATCACATAAATGATGTTGGGCCGGAGTGCCTCGCCGCTGACGGACGAATCGGCTGTGTTCGACTCGTCCCCTGAGACGATTTGGCAACTCACGACGATCCAGCAAAACGCCCCAGCCCAACGCGGGAAAGACAGGAGGAATCGAGACGATGTTTGCATTTGGACCAGCCTCGCGAGGTTCATATTTCGGTTCTAATCTTTGGGCATCAAGTGAGTTCGGCAGGGGTGCCACGATCCTTCTCAGATTAACATGCCGACGAAGACAATGAACGACGACCTAGGAAAACACGCAATGAACGCTCGGCGAATCTCCTGCACCACACTCCTGATGCTCTGTTTCAGCGTTGCGAATTTCGCCCACGGTGCAGACGAGGACACTCCACCACAGCGTCCCAACGTGCTGTTGATCATGGTCGATGACCTTGGGTATTCCGATCTGGGGTGCTACGGCAGCGAGATCGAAACACCCAACTTGGATGCATTGGCAGCCAGCGGACTGCGTTTCTCGCAGTTCTACAACACCGCCAAGTGCCACTCCTCACGCGTGTCGTTGCTGACCGGACAATACTGCATCGCGGCGGGAGACACCTCGCTGGCCCATGCCGTCACCAGCGCCGAAGTGTTGCAAGCCGATGGCTACTTCACCGCCATGTCCGGCAAATGGCACCTCGACAAACAGCCCACCGACTTCGGTTTCCAACGCTACTTCGGTCACCTCAGCGGCGCCTGCAATTACTTCCGAGGCGACAACACGTTCCGTTTAAATGGCGAACCCTGGTCGGTTCCCGAGAAGGACTTTTACACAACAGTCGCCGATGTCGATTACGCGATGCAGTTTCTCAACGAAGCGGAGGAGAACGTCGATCCGTGGTTCCTTTATCTCGCCTTCAACGCGCCGCACGCACCCCTGCAAGCCTTGCCGGAAGACTACGCCAAATATAAAGGTCGCTACGACGAGGGATGGGACAAAATCCGTGAACAACGTGTCCAGCGTCAACACGAACTGGGCCTGTTGCCAAAGACATCACAACCTAGCGAGCGACCCGCGCACATCCCGGCTTGGGAGACGTTGACAGAGAAACGCAAGGGGTTTGAAAACAAACGCATGACGGCGTTGGCGGGCATGATCGATCGCGTGGATCAAGAAGTCGGCCGGTTGATCGAACATCTCGATGAGACCGGCGAACTTGACAACACATTGATCTGGTTTGTTTCCGACAACGGTGCTTGTCCGTACGATCGAGTCAGCCAAAAGATCGAAGCGGAACCAACCAGTGGCGATGTCTCTTGGAGCGATTCCACCGGATGGGCCTGGGCACGCAACTCACCGTTCCGCTTGTACAAACAAAATCAAACCGAAGGTGGCATCAGCACGCCCGCAATCGTCCACTGGCCCAAAGGTTTGAAAACAGAAGCCGGCAGCATCGAGCGCAACCCGGCTCACTTGATCGACATCTTACCAACGATCGCCGAGGCGGCAGGAAGCACGATTCCAACCACGCATCCCAACCGTGAGTTGCGACCGGTTTCCGGCCAATCGTTGCTGCCGATTTTTCGAGGTCAAAGCATCGATCGAGAAGAACCGATTCACTTGTTGTTTTCATCGGATCGGGGCCTTCGCGATGGCGACTGGAAGATCGTGAGTTTCCGCCAAGAACCGTGGGAGCTCTACAACATCTCGACCGACCGGATGGAGCAAAACAATCTTGCCCACCAACATCCTGAGCGTCTGTCTCGCATGGAGAGCAAGTGGAATCAAATGGCGGAGGATGTCCTGCACACGCAAACCTTCGAACCTAAATCTAACGCTGAAGCGAAAGCTCCGAGTTCGATGACGGCCACTCACCCCGAGTGGACAGATTTCTCCGTCGATCCGAAGAACAACGTTCGCGGAAGTGCCGGTCGCAAGAAAAACGCTCGGTCGGCGTCCAAAGACAAACCGTCCGCAAGCGGTTCCATCCGAGCCCGCAAGAACACGCGGCTTGAACGACGCGAATCCGAATTGCATCTTACGTTCACTGGTGACGATCCAGGAATCGCGATCGATCACTTGCCGGCGAACCTTCCGCCGGGGCCCTATCAATTGGCGTTTGAACTGCTCAGCGAAGCCGAAGGAAACGGCGAAGTGTTCTACACAACGAGCGCAGACCGATCGCTTCCCAAGGGTTCGAACATCCCATTCAATGTCAAAACCGATGGCCAGTGGCATTCTCACACCATCCCGCTCGGCGACGCTTCCAAAATCTATCGATTGCGACTGGACGTCAGTGAAGGCAAAGGCTTGGCCCAGCTTCGGAATTTGCGGCTTCTGTCATCGCAAAACGATTCGGTGATTCGTTGGCCAAACACGAAAACCAAGGTTCTCAAGTGACGCCGAATGGTGCGTGAAATTTCTTTGTTGGCGGCATTGAAATGGACGAACCAGAAGAGTCCTTGGGCTATGCTATTGCGTTCCCCAATCCCACCTTGCGAATCCCACCCCACACCGAGAAACGATCCCTGGAATGTTGCACCGCCAGAGCTTCCCGACATTGCTTTTAAACCGCCAAATGACCTCCGTTTGGCTTCGCATCGCGTTGATCACGATGACGACCGCGATGATGCTAGCCAGTCCATCGCAAGCGGCCGATGTGTTTGTCGAGGCGGAAAGCTTTGACACCCACGGTGGATGGCAATTGGACACCCAGTTCATCCAGCAAATGGGATCGCCGTACTTGATCGCTCATGGACTGGGGCAACCGGTCGATGATGCGACCACCAACGTTGCGATCCCCGAGTCCGACAAGTACCGGGTCTGGGTTCGCACGATTGACTGGGTTCGTCGCTGGGACGCGTCGCCTTCCCCGGGAAAATTCGAACTCCACGTCGACGGCAAAAAACTGGACACCACCTTTGGCACCCAGCATGCCAACTGGGATTGGCAAGACGGTGGCGTGGTCTCGTTGGACAAGGGTGACCACACGCTATCGCTGAAAGATCAAACCGGTTTTGATGGTCGCTGCGATTGCATCTATCTGACCACCGAACTAGACGAAACACCGCCTGCCGTGGACGACGTGTTGTCGCCGTGGCGTCGAAAGCAACTGGGCCTGCCAGAGCAACCTGTCACCAAGGGTCCCTACGACTTGGTCGTCGTGGGCGGCGGCTACGCGGGAATGGCTTCGGCGATTTCAGCGGCTCGAATGGGATGCCGCGTGGCATTGATTCAAGACCGCGGCGTGTTGGGCGGCAACGGTTCCAGCGAAGTGCGAGTGTGGGCGATGGGCAACATCCGTCGCGGCAAGTTCCCTCGCATCGGCGAGATCGTCGAAGAGTTCTCTGACGAAGCCACCAAATCGCCCGGCACCTACGAGGAGTTCGGTGACGAGCAAAAGGAAGAGATCGTCACAGCCGAACCGAACATCGATTTGTTCCTGAATCATCACGCTTACGCGGTGAAGATGAAGGAAGGCAGCGAAACCAAACAGATCGAACATGTGCTGGCCTTGAACACCAAAACCGGCGAAGACCTGCGGGTTTCCGGCGACCGTTTCGTCGACTGCACCGGACATGGATGGATCGGCGAATGGGCCAACGCGGATTTGGACATCACCGACAAAGGCCGCATGGGCATGAGCAACATGTGGCGTTGGGACGAAGTCCAGCAGGCTCCTGAATTCCCCGCCACGCCTTGGGCGTTGCCACTGAACATGGACGACTTCCCGTACCCACGTGATCATCATGGTCAATGGTTCTGGGAAAGTGGTTTTGACATCGATCCACTCGGCGACGCCGAAGCGATCCGCGACTGGAACCTGCGAGCCGTCTACGGCGCGTTCAACGCGATGAAGAATGGTGACGGTGCCGCCGAACACCCCAACGCTCAATTGACCTGGGTGGCTTACATCGGTGGCCCTCGAGAAAGTCGCCGACTGCTTGGCGACGTGGTCTTGAACCAAGAAGACGTCGTCAGCAAGCGAGACTTCCCGGATGGCTGCGTCCCCAGCACTTGGTCGATCGACTTGCACTACCCCAAAAAGGAATACGCCACCAAGTTCCCCGAAAACCCGTTCATCAGCATCGCAGTGCACGACCGCCGCGTGGATCGTTCTTACGGATACCCCGTTCCGTATCGCTGCTTTTACAGCCGCAACGTCGACAACTTGTTCATGGCCGGTCGCTGCATCAGCGTCACCCACGAAGCCCTCGGCACCGTCCGCGTGATGAAGACGTGCGGCATGATGGGCGAGGTCGTTGGCAAAGCCGCCTCTCTTTGCACGCTGAACGATTGCACTCCTCGCGACATCTACGAAGAACACTTGGACGACCTGCTGGAACTGCTCGAACTGCCTGGCAAGGCTCGCCGAAGCACGCCTTCCGCGACGATCGTGATCCCGGATGACGCGATGGAAAAAGCCGGCCCGTACGGCCCCATGTCAGGCTTGGATCCCGATAAATTGCCCGGCATCGTGATCGATGATCGACAAGCCAAGACGACAGGCAAATGGGCCAAGGGACAAGGTCTCAAGGGCTACGTCGGCTGGGAATACCGCTACGCATCGGCCAACTCCGAAGCGACCGCCACCTTCCAAACCAAGTTGAAGGAAGCCGGTCAGTACGAGTTGCAGATCTACAGTGCCCCTCATGAAAATCGTGCCACGAAGCTAGCCATCACCGTGACCGCGCCCGGACAAGAACCGAAAACCGTTCGGATCAACCAACGCGACACGCAAGGCGGTGCGATTCCGGCCGGCAAGTACTTCTTGCCCGCGGGAGCCGAAGTGACCGTTGACTTTTCCGCCAAAGACTCGGGCGGCACCGTGCACCTCGACGCGATCGGATGGGTCAAACAACCTTGAGCCGAACCGAGGCTGATCAAACTCGATACCGACGCAGCGTTACGCTTTTACTGCGTTTCCGATTCCTCGCCTGTCACCTCTCCCCCGACGAAGTTGGGGGAGAGGTCGGACCGAGCGTCCAGCGAGATCCGGGTGAGGGGGCCCGCTGCGTTCAAGACACATGTTTTGTCGTATAGTCCCTCACGCGAACGGCACTTCCCAAAACCAACTTGAGAAAACGTGACTTGTTGATTCAAGCCAGAAATTAGCGGACATCAAAATCGCTGCCCCCTCAACACTCGAACACTCCGGGCGAAGCCTGCCCATCGCAGACGGCTCTCACGAACGAACCACGCCCGGGCAGCGGACCGCTTGGCGAGGACGCGCGGTGCATGCGATCCGGATTGGAATGCTGATCGGGTTGCTGGCCTGCCTACCGTCGCCGCATCAACGGATCGAAGTGGCGTCTCAACCATCGCTGGATCAAATCCAACGTCTGGAACCCGCCACTCGCACCATCGCCGACACGACGGACCAGCGCGGTCGCTGGGCAATCTTGGATGCCGATCGAATCCCGCTTGGTTCGGTCGCCAGGACCTTGCCCGAAGCCAACGCATCGGTCGGCTACCGAGGACCAACAGAAGCGTTGTTGCTCTTCGACCAGCAAAACTTTGTTCGCTCGATTGCCGTCCTGCAAAGCCATGACACCGATGAGCATGTCGACGCCGTCAAAAACTCTCCCGAGTTCTTGAAGCAATTCCAAGGCCTGACCTGGGGCGGCAAACTCGCAGACGGAAGCGTACCCGAGATCGATGGCGTCTCCGGTGCAACGCTGA
The nucleotide sequence above comes from Rhodopirellula bahusiensis. Encoded proteins:
- a CDS encoding FAD-dependent oxidoreductase, with the protein product MTSVWLRIALITMTTAMMLASPSQAADVFVEAESFDTHGGWQLDTQFIQQMGSPYLIAHGLGQPVDDATTNVAIPESDKYRVWVRTIDWVRRWDASPSPGKFELHVDGKKLDTTFGTQHANWDWQDGGVVSLDKGDHTLSLKDQTGFDGRCDCIYLTTELDETPPAVDDVLSPWRRKQLGLPEQPVTKGPYDLVVVGGGYAGMASAISAARMGCRVALIQDRGVLGGNGSSEVRVWAMGNIRRGKFPRIGEIVEEFSDEATKSPGTYEEFGDEQKEEIVTAEPNIDLFLNHHAYAVKMKEGSETKQIEHVLALNTKTGEDLRVSGDRFVDCTGHGWIGEWANADLDITDKGRMGMSNMWRWDEVQQAPEFPATPWALPLNMDDFPYPRDHHGQWFWESGFDIDPLGDAEAIRDWNLRAVYGAFNAMKNGDGAAEHPNAQLTWVAYIGGPRESRRLLGDVVLNQEDVVSKRDFPDGCVPSTWSIDLHYPKKEYATKFPENPFISIAVHDRRVDRSYGYPVPYRCFYSRNVDNLFMAGRCISVTHEALGTVRVMKTCGMMGEVVGKAASLCTLNDCTPRDIYEEHLDDLLELLELPGKARRSTPSATIVIPDDAMEKAGPYGPMSGLDPDKLPGIVIDDRQAKTTGKWAKGQGLKGYVGWEYRYASANSEATATFQTKLKEAGQYELQIYSAPHENRATKLAITVTAPGQEPKTVRINQRDTQGGAIPAGKYFLPAGAEVTVDFSAKDSGGTVHLDAIGWVKQP
- a CDS encoding arylsulfatase, whose translation is MSCQIVSGDESNTADSSVSGEALRPNIIYVMADDLGYGDLGCYGQTRIQTPHLDQMAADGIRFTDHYAGHTVCRPSRLTLWTGKHVGSTGLIGNAARNLTGEQPTVASLLSEAGYATGGVGKWALGNVDVPEEIENPGHPLANGFDAWTGYMHQSNAHNYYPPFLWQNYEQRFYPGNVISTDPIARGRVAVKRETYSHDVMTDAAFDFIREHQSDPFLLHVHWTIPHANNEGGRLNGDGMEVPDYGIYANEGWPNPEKGFAAMITRMDRDMGRMMALLAELNLTEKTLVIFTSDNGPHHEGGHSDLFFNSSGPLQGSKRSMHEGGIRVPFIAKWQGTIEPNSISDHPSAFWDFLPTACELAGAEPPADIDGISYLPALLNQPEKQTKHRYLYWASSEGPTSVGLRSEKWKAVNYPGGTKKRRSGNGKPVVNEGGWKLFDLSSDPGEKNDVSKDHPEELKRMVEMAREDGLF
- a CDS encoding arylsulfatase — its product is MPTKTMNDDLGKHAMNARRISCTTLLMLCFSVANFAHGADEDTPPQRPNVLLIMVDDLGYSDLGCYGSEIETPNLDALAASGLRFSQFYNTAKCHSSRVSLLTGQYCIAAGDTSLAHAVTSAEVLQADGYFTAMSGKWHLDKQPTDFGFQRYFGHLSGACNYFRGDNTFRLNGEPWSVPEKDFYTTVADVDYAMQFLNEAEENVDPWFLYLAFNAPHAPLQALPEDYAKYKGRYDEGWDKIREQRVQRQHELGLLPKTSQPSERPAHIPAWETLTEKRKGFENKRMTALAGMIDRVDQEVGRLIEHLDETGELDNTLIWFVSDNGACPYDRVSQKIEAEPTSGDVSWSDSTGWAWARNSPFRLYKQNQTEGGISTPAIVHWPKGLKTEAGSIERNPAHLIDILPTIAEAAGSTIPTTHPNRELRPVSGQSLLPIFRGQSIDREEPIHLLFSSDRGLRDGDWKIVSFRQEPWELYNISTDRMEQNNLAHQHPERLSRMESKWNQMAEDVLHTQTFEPKSNAEAKAPSSMTATHPEWTDFSVDPKNNVRGSAGRKKNARSASKDKPSASGSIRARKNTRLERRESELHLTFTGDDPGIAIDHLPANLPPGPYQLAFELLSEAEGNGEVFYTTSADRSLPKGSNIPFNVKTDGQWHSHTIPLGDASKIYRLRLDVSEGKGLAQLRNLRLLSSQNDSVIRWPNTKTKVLK